Proteins encoded within one genomic window of Halorussus salilacus:
- the rnhA gene encoding ribonuclease HI: protein MPVIECDVGLARERLVEAGAEISSGSSEHERWRTEYGDAVAVAYDGKVVVQGSNPQDIETLLREEGGHAYVYFDGASRGNPGPAAVGWVIVTSDGIAAEGSERIGRATNNQAEYEALIRALRAARDYGFDTVEVKGDSQLVVKQVTGAWNANDPELRERRVTVRELLAAFDDWELSHVPREINDRADDLANEALDDG from the coding sequence ATGCCCGTCATCGAGTGCGACGTCGGCCTCGCCCGTGAGAGACTCGTCGAGGCCGGGGCGGAAATCTCTTCGGGTAGCTCCGAACACGAGCGCTGGCGCACGGAGTACGGCGACGCGGTCGCGGTCGCCTACGACGGCAAGGTCGTCGTGCAGGGGTCGAACCCGCAGGACATCGAGACGCTACTCCGCGAGGAGGGCGGTCACGCCTACGTCTACTTCGACGGCGCGAGCAGGGGGAACCCCGGCCCCGCGGCGGTCGGCTGGGTCATCGTCACCAGCGACGGCATCGCGGCCGAGGGGAGCGAACGCATCGGGCGCGCGACGAACAACCAGGCCGAGTACGAGGCCCTGATTCGCGCGCTCCGGGCCGCGCGCGACTACGGCTTCGACACGGTCGAAGTGAAGGGCGACTCCCAGCTCGTGGTCAAGCAGGTCACGGGCGCGTGGAACGCCAACGACCCCGAACTCCGCGAGCGCCGGGTCACGGTTCGGGAACTGCTCGCGGCGTTCGACGACTGGGAGCTCAGCCACGTTCCGCGGGAGATAAACGACCGCGCCGACGACCTAGCTAACGAGGCGCTCGACGATGGCTGA
- a CDS encoding amidohydrolase, protein MSQQAAPDRLVELRRDLHRHPEPAWREFYTTARIVEELERVGVDDLYVGPDAIAEDERMAVPDDEELDEWYEQAREEGADEGILEQLRGGYTGAVAVVEKGEGPTVGLRVDIDGLLRGESEDDDHVPAAEGFRSEHEGAMHACGHDAHATIGIGVIEAVKETDFEGTFKVFFQPGEEMIAGGKAMAESDHIADVDDLLAVHIGLDHPTGEVVAGLDGFLAVSHFLAEFEGEPAHAGGQPNEGENAIQAVATAIQNLYAIPRHEDGATRVNAGKIGGGTATNIIAERAHVEGEVRGETTELKDYMKERAERALESAAEMHGCTVERSTNGEAPSAESDQELVDAVGAVAGETDGVENVIERDELGGSEDATYLMRAVQENGGRAAYVGVGTDHPGGHHTATFDVDEDSIPIAIDVLAGAVAALGERRP, encoded by the coding sequence ATGAGCCAACAGGCCGCACCCGACCGACTGGTCGAACTCCGACGCGACCTCCACCGCCACCCCGAACCCGCGTGGCGGGAGTTCTACACCACCGCGCGCATCGTCGAGGAACTCGAACGGGTCGGCGTCGACGACCTGTACGTCGGTCCGGACGCAATCGCCGAGGACGAGCGGATGGCGGTCCCCGACGACGAGGAACTCGACGAGTGGTACGAGCAGGCCCGCGAAGAGGGCGCAGACGAGGGGATACTCGAACAGCTACGGGGCGGGTACACCGGCGCGGTCGCCGTCGTCGAGAAGGGCGAGGGCCCCACGGTCGGACTCCGGGTGGACATCGACGGCCTCCTGCGTGGGGAGTCCGAGGACGACGACCACGTCCCCGCCGCCGAGGGGTTCCGGTCCGAGCACGAGGGGGCGATGCACGCCTGCGGCCACGACGCCCACGCGACCATCGGCATCGGGGTCATCGAGGCGGTCAAGGAGACCGACTTCGAGGGCACCTTCAAGGTGTTCTTCCAGCCCGGCGAGGAGATGATCGCGGGCGGGAAGGCGATGGCCGAGAGCGACCACATCGCCGACGTCGACGACCTGCTGGCGGTCCACATCGGACTCGACCACCCGACCGGCGAGGTCGTCGCGGGACTCGACGGCTTCCTCGCGGTCAGCCACTTCCTCGCGGAGTTCGAAGGCGAGCCCGCCCACGCCGGGGGCCAGCCCAACGAGGGAGAGAACGCCATCCAGGCGGTCGCGACCGCCATCCAGAACCTCTACGCCATCCCGCGCCACGAGGACGGCGCGACCCGGGTCAACGCCGGGAAGATAGGCGGCGGCACCGCGACCAACATCATCGCCGAGCGGGCCCACGTCGAGGGCGAGGTCCGGGGCGAGACCACCGAACTCAAGGACTACATGAAAGAGCGGGCCGAGCGCGCGCTCGAATCCGCCGCCGAGATGCACGGCTGTACGGTCGAGCGCTCGACCAACGGCGAGGCCCCCAGCGCCGAGAGCGACCAGGAACTCGTGGACGCGGTCGGCGCGGTCGCGGGCGAGACCGACGGCGTGGAGAACGTAATCGAGCGCGACGAACTCGGCGGGAGCGAGGACGCGACCTACCTGATGCGCGCCGTCCAGGAGAACGGCGGCCGCGCGGCGTACGTCGGAGTCGGTACCGACCACCCCGGCGGTCACCACACCGCGACGTTCGACGTAGACGAGGACTCCATCCCCATCGCCATCGACGTGCTCGCGGGGGCCGTCGCCGCGCTCGGCGAGCGCCGACCCTGA
- a CDS encoding transcription initiation factor IIB, translating to MTRSTRQRERQAEAEQQDEAEEGVRECPECGSDNLVKSSDRAELVCDDCGLVVEEEQIDPGPEWRAFNHQERQEKSRVGAPTTQTMHDKGLTTTIDWKDKDAYGRSISSKKRSQMHRLRKWQERIRTKDAGERNLQFALSEIDRMASALGVPRSVREVASVIYRRALKEDLIRGRSIEGVATSALYAACRKEGIPRSLEEISEVSRVERKEIGRTYRYISQELGLEMKPVDPKKYVPRFCSELELSEEVQTKANEIIETTAEEGLLSGKSPTGYAAAAIYAASLLCNEKKTQREVADVAQVTEVTIRNRYQEQIEAMGIHS from the coding sequence ATGACACGGTCCACTCGCCAGCGGGAGCGCCAAGCCGAGGCGGAGCAACAGGACGAGGCCGAAGAGGGTGTACGGGAGTGCCCGGAGTGTGGTTCCGACAACCTCGTCAAGAGTTCCGACAGGGCGGAACTCGTCTGCGACGACTGCGGTCTGGTCGTCGAAGAAGAACAGATCGACCCCGGTCCTGAGTGGCGCGCGTTCAACCACCAGGAACGTCAGGAGAAGAGTCGCGTCGGCGCGCCGACGACCCAGACGATGCACGACAAGGGGCTGACGACTACCATCGACTGGAAGGACAAGGACGCCTACGGGCGGTCCATCTCGTCGAAAAAGCGGAGTCAGATGCACCGCCTGCGCAAGTGGCAGGAACGCATCCGCACCAAGGACGCGGGCGAGCGCAACCTCCAGTTCGCGCTCAGCGAGATCGACCGCATGGCCTCGGCGCTCGGCGTCCCGCGGTCGGTTCGGGAGGTCGCGTCGGTCATCTACCGGCGCGCGCTCAAGGAGGACCTCATCCGGGGCCGCTCCATCGAGGGCGTCGCCACCTCCGCGCTCTACGCCGCCTGTCGAAAGGAGGGCATCCCGCGAAGCCTCGAAGAGATCTCGGAGGTATCACGCGTCGAACGCAAGGAGATCGGACGAACGTATCGCTACATCTCCCAGGAACTCGGTCTGGAGATGAAGCCGGTCGACCCGAAGAAGTACGTCCCGCGGTTCTGTTCCGAACTCGAACTCAGCGAAGAAGTCCAGACGAAGGCCAACGAGATAATCGAGACCACCGCCGAGGAGGGTCTGCTCTCGGGCAAGTCCCCGACCGGCTACGCCGCCGCCGCCATCTACGCGGCGTCACTGCTCTGTAACGAGAAGAAGACCCAGCGCGAGGTCGCCGACGTCGCGCAGGTCACCGAGGTCACAATCCGGAACCGGTATCAAGAGCAGATCGAAGCGATGGGCATCCACAGCTAA
- a CDS encoding DUF302 domain-containing protein, with the protein MTLPIDPTALDAGDIGEKEATLEMDHEEAVEHVREAFTDAGFGVAVEFSASEMLNEKVDAGRDPYYVLGACNPNMADRALDESDNRIGALFPCNVVVWQEEPGRQTVYHVSIMRAARLLGMAPDDDEWADIVSGTGELVEEAWGNLDTA; encoded by the coding sequence ATGACGCTCCCAATCGACCCCACGGCACTCGACGCCGGGGACATCGGCGAGAAGGAAGCGACGCTGGAGATGGACCACGAGGAGGCCGTCGAGCACGTCCGCGAGGCGTTCACGGACGCCGGGTTCGGCGTCGCGGTCGAGTTCTCGGCTTCCGAGATGCTCAACGAGAAGGTGGACGCGGGCCGCGACCCCTACTACGTGCTCGGAGCGTGCAATCCGAACATGGCCGACCGGGCGCTCGACGAAAGCGACAACCGAATCGGCGCGCTGTTCCCCTGCAATGTGGTCGTCTGGCAGGAGGAACCCGGTCGACAGACGGTCTACCACGTCAGCATCATGCGGGCCGCTCGTCTGCTGGGGATGGCTCCCGACGACGACGAGTGGGCCGACATCGTCTCCGGGACCGGCGAACTGGTCGAGGAGGCGTGGGGCAACCTCGATACCGCGTAG
- a CDS encoding DUF7108 family protein, translating to MADDDLPEETVDRAERLTRLAREAVDDAEAAAYREERAELLGDHGYTARVREDDPGETLVLHPDEWVDDGMIHPERVEDTSRAVERSLSGPGDPEEWDAVDEHNREVTDRVREAHGDVHGDNAAAFADFMSNHYARQVESATAEEIAEFLTEYYPRNAWPSEDQRAVVEESVELVFDAVE from the coding sequence ATGGCTGATGACGACCTTCCCGAGGAGACGGTAGACCGGGCCGAACGGCTCACCCGACTCGCGCGCGAGGCAGTCGACGACGCGGAGGCGGCCGCCTACCGCGAGGAGCGCGCGGAGTTACTGGGCGACCACGGCTACACCGCTCGGGTCCGCGAGGACGACCCTGGCGAGACGCTCGTCCTCCACCCCGACGAATGGGTGGACGACGGCATGATCCACCCCGAGCGAGTCGAGGACACCTCGCGCGCGGTCGAGCGGTCGCTGTCGGGACCGGGCGACCCCGAGGAGTGGGACGCGGTCGACGAACACAACCGCGAGGTCACCGACCGCGTCCGCGAGGCTCACGGCGACGTTCACGGCGACAACGCCGCTGCGTTCGCCGACTTCATGAGCAACCACTACGCGCGACAGGTCGAGTCGGCGACGGCCGAAGAAATCGCGGAGTTCCTGACGGAGTACTACCCCCGGAACGCGTGGCCCTCCGAGGACCAGCGAGCGGTCGTCGAGGAGTCGGTCGAACTGGTGTTCGACGCGGTCGAATAG
- a CDS encoding HalOD1 output domain-containing protein has translation MSENLSENPNDAGLTGASRPQNEDEPLSTAVIDAVAAAADVEPAELGTSLYDQIDPDALDNLFSNRHNGMPRGSGHVVFRVLDYEVTVYSDGHVVVDE, from the coding sequence ATGAGTGAGAACCTGAGCGAGAACCCGAACGACGCCGGTCTTACCGGTGCGAGTCGACCACAGAACGAGGACGAACCGCTCAGCACGGCGGTCATCGACGCGGTGGCCGCCGCCGCCGACGTGGAACCGGCGGAGCTCGGAACGTCCCTGTACGACCAGATAGACCCCGACGCGCTCGACAACCTCTTCAGTAACCGACACAACGGAATGCCGCGCGGTAGCGGCCACGTCGTCTTTCGCGTGCTCGACTACGAGGTCACGGTTTACAGCGACGGCCACGTCGTCGTCGACGAGTAA
- a CDS encoding CPBP family intramembrane glutamic endopeptidase gives MSVARSVRRELARLSWVQRSLLAGAVLTAAWMSWDVSGLNERLVRDVVVYILAPLALALTHGRHIGFRVNRRALRNTALLSLFVLPFYVVGSSLPTIRAYYPMWETGAALGEFLPHALKQFVIAFAAETYYRGLLCVGVREVGFKSVFISPIVYAFHHLYKPPIELALSGPTDVLFGAVDYHSESILPSVVAHGVGLAALDWLVLHPPVVPPELVLRWLSWLPIPL, from the coding sequence GTGTCGGTCGCGCGGTCGGTCCGCCGGGAACTCGCCCGGCTGAGCTGGGTCCAGCGGTCCCTGCTCGCGGGCGCGGTCCTGACGGCGGCGTGGATGTCGTGGGACGTATCCGGGCTGAACGAGCGGCTCGTCCGGGACGTCGTCGTGTACATCCTCGCGCCGCTGGCGCTGGCGCTCACTCACGGGCGTCACATCGGATTCAGAGTGAATCGACGCGCGCTCCGAAACACAGCGTTGCTCTCGCTTTTCGTCCTCCCGTTCTACGTCGTCGGGTCGTCGCTCCCGACGATTCGGGCCTACTACCCCATGTGGGAGACCGGCGCGGCGCTCGGGGAGTTTCTCCCCCACGCGCTCAAGCAGTTCGTCATCGCCTTCGCGGCCGAGACGTACTACCGGGGACTGCTCTGCGTCGGCGTCCGCGAGGTCGGCTTCAAGAGCGTGTTCATCAGTCCCATCGTCTACGCGTTCCACCACCTCTACAAGCCGCCCATCGAGTTGGCGCTGTCGGGACCGACAGACGTGCTGTTCGGTGCGGTCGACTATCACAGCGAGTCCATCCTGCCGTCCGTGGTCGCACACGGCGTCGGACTGGCTGCGCTCGACTGGCTGGTGCTCCACCCGCCGGTGGTGCCGCCCGAGCTGGTCCTGCGGTGGCTCTCGTGGCTCCCGATTCCGCTGTAG
- the nreA gene encoding DNA repair protein NreA, with translation MRLDEYIEGLEPDEDQRKRRLAEEKSYEILDYVDEVKDRFADVAQGDSLFGSTSPSVFVGRSDYPNVSTGILSPVGEEERASEFATSSEWYERGLDIDNVLQYRTGLLNSNHSADVTRVDDAWDGFVGTQREVAIADRPVDVEIGLSDSLDLDLEVDDVATPTGPSARATSADLAENPHVPRPVKKTLEDDDWQAQGAMTYLYRRGFDVYEINDILSAGALGKGENRRLVPTRWSITAVDDTIGQFLRGQIRTNPSVDETQVWVNEYVGNRYWVVLTPGQWEFELVEMKAPGSIWNQDPNGETWMASASEGFEGRTGYVDETAGAYYASRLAVLEHLESVGRQAKCLVLREVSDDYWAPVGVWQIRESVRNAFDGEYGEAETFHGAVGQLVPQLPVSLGDLRRKSDMLSGLQANLSDFS, from the coding sequence ATGCGTCTCGACGAGTACATCGAGGGTCTCGAACCCGACGAGGACCAGCGTAAGCGCCGCCTCGCCGAGGAGAAGTCCTACGAGATCCTCGACTACGTCGACGAGGTGAAAGACCGGTTCGCCGACGTGGCGCAGGGCGATTCGCTGTTCGGGAGCACCTCTCCCTCCGTCTTCGTCGGCCGGTCGGACTACCCCAACGTCTCGACCGGCATCCTCTCGCCCGTCGGGGAAGAAGAGCGCGCCTCGGAGTTCGCCACGAGTAGCGAATGGTACGAGCGCGGCCTCGACATCGACAACGTCCTCCAGTACCGGACCGGCCTGCTGAACTCGAACCACTCCGCCGACGTGACCCGCGTCGACGACGCGTGGGACGGCTTCGTCGGCACCCAGCGCGAGGTCGCCATCGCCGACCGACCGGTCGACGTCGAGATCGGACTCTCGGACTCGCTGGACCTCGACCTCGAGGTCGACGACGTCGCGACCCCGACTGGGCCGTCGGCCCGCGCGACCTCCGCCGACCTCGCGGAGAACCCCCACGTCCCGCGCCCGGTGAAGAAGACCCTCGAAGACGACGACTGGCAGGCACAGGGCGCGATGACCTACCTTTACCGGCGCGGATTCGACGTCTACGAGATAAACGACATCCTCTCGGCGGGCGCGCTCGGCAAGGGCGAGAACCGGCGGCTCGTCCCCACCCGGTGGTCGATAACCGCGGTCGACGACACCATTGGGCAGTTCCTCCGGGGCCAGATCCGAACCAATCCGAGCGTCGACGAGACCCAGGTCTGGGTCAACGAGTACGTCGGCAACCGCTACTGGGTCGTCCTGACGCCCGGCCAGTGGGAGTTCGAACTGGTCGAGATGAAAGCGCCCGGCAGTATCTGGAATCAGGACCCCAACGGCGAGACGTGGATGGCGAGCGCCTCGGAGGGGTTCGAGGGCCGCACCGGATACGTCGACGAGACCGCGGGTGCGTACTACGCCTCGCGGCTGGCGGTCCTCGAACACCTCGAATCGGTCGGTCGGCAGGCGAAGTGTCTCGTCCTCCGGGAGGTCTCGGACGACTACTGGGCCCCGGTCGGCGTCTGGCAGATCCGCGAGAGCGTCCGGAACGCCTTCGACGGCGAATACGGCGAGGCCGAGACGTTCCACGGCGCGGTCGGCCAGCTCGTCCCCCAGCTCCCGGTGTCGCTCGGCGACCTCCGGCGCAAGTCCGACATGCTCTCGGGACTTCAGGCGAACCTCTCGGACTTCTCGTGA
- a CDS encoding DUF5789 family protein, whose amino-acid sequence MADENEDDEEPAVELGEGEPVDGAPLARIASRLHWPIQKSEIVRKVGDETVRTPDGPRDLTDVLADVEETYFDSRQEFTRNVREVVGTGPVPTADE is encoded by the coding sequence ATGGCCGACGAAAACGAAGACGACGAGGAACCCGCCGTCGAACTCGGCGAGGGCGAACCCGTCGACGGTGCGCCCCTCGCGAGAATCGCGTCGCGACTCCACTGGCCGATCCAGAAGAGCGAGATCGTCCGGAAGGTCGGCGACGAGACCGTCCGGACCCCCGACGGCCCGCGCGACCTGACCGACGTGCTGGCCGACGTCGAGGAGACGTACTTCGACAGCCGACAGGAGTTCACCCGCAACGTCCGCGAGGTGGTCGGGACCGGTCCCGTGCCGACCGCCGACGAGTAA